The DNA window GAAAATACGCCTTGGATAGATTTAATAATCTCGCGGGCTTCTCCGGCCAGGCGCACCGTTTCTTTGGGGCCAACAGCCAGTACAGCCAACAAGAAGATCAACATTAATTCACCCGCGCCAAGATTGAAAAATCTCATATGCTTTCAACTCCTGCTTCAACGAGCGCTTTATTTCGGGCACGGCCAGCAAACCAGGCTAGCACAATGCCCAGTTCATACAAAACCAGCAACGGAGCCATGACCAGCATCATGTTGAAAACATCGGGTGTTGGCGTTATCACTGCGGCTAAAACTGCAATGCCAACCAATGCAAAACGGCGGCCTTTTGACAGTTGTCGAGAAGTTACCAACCCTAATCGGGCCAGCAGCGCCAGTAGTAGTGGTGTCTCAAAGACAGTGCCGCTGCTCAACATTACTGTGGTCACAAATGAGATATAGCCGTCAATCGAATAGGTGGGTTGTACCAGATCGCTCATAAATCCTTGTAGATAATTGAGCGCCAACGGAAGCATCAAACCACCAGCAAAAGTTACACCCAGAGCAAAGAAGAAACCAATTCCCAGCACCGATGTAATTAGCATACGGCGCTCTTTCTTGGTCAACCCCGGAACGATGAAGGATAATAATTGATATAGAATAACTGGCAAGGCGATGACAACACCCAGCATCAAGGCCAGACGGAAGTACACAACGATTGATTCGGTGGGGTGCAGCGAAACCGGGCGAATATCACCCATCGGGAGCAGCAAAAACTCAAGCAAGCGGTTGACGAAAGCCAGACTGACCGCCGTCCCTAGAACTAGGGCAATTACCATGCGCAACAAGTGGGCGCGCAATTCCTCGATATGCGACCAGAACTTCATGCGGCGCTGTTTGCGCTCGGCGCGTAGTTCTTCGTTCGATGGTGGAGGCGTGTCAGTCATATTTCGTGGCCTGATTGTTAGAACGGCTAGTTGCCAGCAGTCTCGTCTTTGAGTTCGTAAGGAATATTCTCGTGGCACAGGGCGCATGATTCTTTATAGGGGCCATAGTTCATGTGACAACCATAGCAGGGATAGCCTTCGCCGTAGTGCCAATCGTGAGGGTCTGATTCAAAGCGCGAAGTGAGTTCTGCAAAACCTTCCTCGGTTTCACCGTGGCAGGAAATACACACATCATTGGCTGGGGGATTTGACGGCGGAAATGGATCGTGACAATCGGCACACACCATTTCTTCTTGAATCCGGTGTACTTCATCCATCATGTTTAGATTCTCGCCCCAGGCTTCGAAATTGCTCATCCCATAAGGCACATGCGGTAGTTGCAAGACCATCTTCGAGAGCGTACTTTCGTTTTCCAGCATGGCTGCGAAATCAAGCCCGTCCCAGGCGCGCCCGTGACAGGCGGGGTTCGCACAGAAGGATGAGCCATCCGCCGTTTCGTAGTTGGTTGTGTCATGGCATCCTGAACAAGTTTCGTCGGGGTCTTCGGGGAAATATGCAATCTGGTGCAGGGTCAGCCAGCCCGGTTCCGCGTGTGTGGTGGGGCGCGGCTCTTCGTTGATATCCAAATGAACCAGCGTGGTTTCTGGTCCCGCCATCACCGGGGTCGCGTGGCACAGGCTGCATGCCAGCGGAATTCCACCACCCACATTGGTGAGGTGATTGCCATCATGACAACGGA is part of the Chloroflexota bacterium genome and encodes:
- the tatC gene encoding twin-arginine translocase subunit TatC yields the protein MTDTPPPSNEELRAERKQRRMKFWSHIEELRAHLLRMVIALVLGTAVSLAFVNRLLEFLLLPMGDIRPVSLHPTESIVVYFRLALMLGVVIALPVILYQLLSFIVPGLTKKERRMLITSVLGIGFFFALGVTFAGGLMLPLALNYLQGFMSDLVQPTYSIDGYISFVTTVMLSSGTVFETPLLLALLARLGLVTSRQLSKGRRFALVGIAVLAAVITPTPDVFNMMLVMAPLLVLYELGIVLAWFAGRARNKALVEAGVESI
- a CDS encoding twin-arginine translocase TatA/TatE family subunit, which encodes MRFFNLGAGELMLIFLLAVLAVGPKETVRLAGEAREIIKSIQGVFSEMTSEVTRATTSILDDSKSDNDKS